The Spartinivicinus poritis genome has a window encoding:
- a CDS encoding NADAR family protein, whose translation MIDVIKFYSVNDDFGAFSNFARYPIKIKGKTYSTSEHYFQAMKFESASDQNDVIKAKTPMEAARKGRDRKKKLRRNWESIKDNVMREAVMAKFSQYADLKSLLLSTGNAQIIEHTENDAYWGDGGDGSGKNMLGKILVETRERLKA comes from the coding sequence TTGATAGATGTAATAAAATTTTATAGTGTAAATGATGATTTTGGTGCGTTCTCTAATTTTGCAAGATATCCGATTAAAATTAAAGGTAAGACATACTCGACTTCAGAGCACTACTTCCAAGCCATGAAGTTTGAAAGTGCGTCTGACCAAAATGACGTAATAAAAGCCAAAACGCCTATGGAAGCTGCTCGAAAAGGGCGGGATAGGAAGAAAAAACTAAGAAGAAACTGGGAGTCGATAAAGGATAATGTCATGCGGGAAGCTGTAATGGCCAAGTTTTCTCAGTATGCAGACCTAAAATCATTGTTGTTATCGACTGGTAACGCTCAAATCATTGAGCATACCGAAAATGATGCATACTGGGGTGATGGTGGTGATGGTAGTGGTAAAAACATGTTAGGTAAAATTTTGGTTGAAACACGAGAAAGGTTGAAAGCATAA
- the dbpA gene encoding ATP-dependent RNA helicase DbpA: MSQTAFSSLKLKPELLNNLATLDYQKMTPIQAQSLPSVLQGKDVIAQGKTGSGKTAAFGLGLLNKLDVQRFHVQSLVLCPTRELADQVAKEIRKLARAIHNIKVLTLCGGMPFGPQIGSLEHGAHIIVGTPGRVEEHLRKGTLQLNNLTTLVLDEADRMLDMGFQAALDAIISKVPSRRQTLLFSATYPDQIQSIANQIMQQPVMVQVAATHDNASIKQYFYKLENNKQRSTALRLLILKYRPESTVVFCNTKREAQEIADELRSHGFSALALHGDLEQKARDQTLVRFANKSASILVATDVAARGLDIDALDAVINYQVARDSEVHVHRIGRTGRAGSKGIACTLYSDNESYKIASLEDYLNHVITPEPLPSFSLLDKPGYKPPMATLQIDGGKKQKVRPGDILGALTGSNGIAGKQVGKIHIFDYCAYVAVNREACKPALKKLSEGKLKGRSFRVRQIRG, encoded by the coding sequence ATGAGCCAAACTGCCTTTTCTAGCCTTAAGCTGAAGCCCGAATTACTTAACAACCTTGCAACGCTTGACTACCAGAAAATGACACCTATTCAAGCACAAAGCTTGCCTTCAGTACTACAAGGAAAAGACGTCATTGCCCAAGGCAAAACAGGTTCAGGGAAAACAGCAGCCTTTGGCTTAGGACTACTTAATAAGCTAGATGTACAGCGCTTTCATGTCCAGTCTTTGGTGCTCTGCCCTACTCGAGAGCTTGCAGACCAAGTAGCAAAAGAAATTCGTAAGTTAGCGCGCGCGATCCACAACATTAAAGTCCTCACCCTCTGTGGTGGCATGCCATTTGGCCCTCAAATTGGCTCATTAGAACATGGAGCCCATATCATTGTAGGCACTCCAGGTAGAGTTGAAGAGCATCTTCGAAAAGGTACACTACAGCTAAACAACTTAACTACTTTGGTGCTTGATGAAGCAGATCGCATGTTAGACATGGGTTTTCAGGCTGCTCTTGATGCCATTATCAGTAAAGTGCCTAGCCGGCGCCAAACTTTATTATTCAGTGCTACTTACCCAGACCAGATTCAATCCATTGCCAATCAAATCATGCAGCAGCCAGTCATGGTACAAGTGGCCGCTACTCATGATAACGCCAGTATCAAGCAATATTTTTATAAACTGGAAAATAATAAACAACGCAGTACTGCCCTCCGTTTGCTTATTCTTAAATATCGCCCAGAGTCTACAGTTGTTTTTTGCAATACCAAACGAGAAGCACAAGAAATTGCTGATGAGCTACGCAGCCATGGTTTTAGTGCCTTAGCACTACATGGCGATTTAGAACAAAAAGCCCGAGATCAAACTTTGGTGAGATTTGCTAATAAAAGTGCATCCATTCTTGTAGCAACCGATGTAGCTGCACGCGGTTTAGATATCGATGCTCTAGATGCGGTCATTAACTATCAGGTTGCCCGTGATAGTGAAGTGCATGTTCACCGTATTGGTCGAACAGGCAGAGCCGGTAGTAAAGGAATTGCTTGCACTTTATATAGTGATAATGAAAGCTATAAAATTGCTAGCCTGGAAGACTACCTAAACCACGTAATTACACCAGAGCCTTTACCCTCTTTTAGCTTATTAGACAAGCCAGGCTATAAGCCACCAATGGCCACCCTGCAAATTGATGGCGGCAAAAAACAAAAGGTAAGGCCTGGTGATATTCTGGGTGCCCTCACAGGAAGCAACGGGATTGCAGGCAAGCAGGTTGGTAAAATTCATATTTTCGATTACTGCGCATATGTAGCTGTCAATCGAGAAGCTTGCAAACCGGCCCTTAAAAAATTAAGTGAAGGAAAATTAAAAGGACGTTCATTTCGGGTTAGGCAGATACGTGGGTAA
- a CDS encoding substrate-binding periplasmic protein: MIKRYWLLIVALLLYCFQASADKIILASDYWCPINCEPNSNQEGFMIDIARRVFTEQGHQIEYQLMPWNRTLSMVRSGKIHGAVGPYIDDCPDFIFPKNELAMIGFSVYVKKDSSWLYNNISSLEEIRLGVAANYAYGQELDLYIEKHKTDRKRLQINYGNLPVESNIRMLLSDRVDAVVATQLVFLHIVNKLNVSNQLKSAGTINKPKKAYIAFSPALQSSDEYAKILSDGVAELRKSGELTEILSKYGLTDWKK, from the coding sequence ATGATAAAGAGGTATTGGCTGCTTATAGTCGCTTTACTCTTATATTGCTTCCAAGCATCGGCAGACAAAATTATTCTTGCCTCCGATTATTGGTGTCCAATTAATTGTGAGCCTAACAGCAACCAAGAAGGCTTCATGATTGATATAGCAAGAAGAGTTTTTACTGAACAGGGGCATCAAATTGAATACCAGCTCATGCCATGGAATAGAACCCTTAGCATGGTTAGATCAGGTAAAATTCATGGTGCAGTTGGTCCTTATATTGACGACTGCCCTGATTTTATTTTCCCAAAAAATGAACTAGCAATGATTGGCTTTTCAGTTTATGTTAAAAAAGACAGCTCTTGGCTTTATAATAATATTTCATCATTAGAAGAAATTCGTTTAGGTGTAGCAGCAAATTATGCTTATGGACAAGAACTCGATCTCTATATAGAAAAACACAAAACTGACAGAAAAAGACTACAAATTAATTATGGAAATTTACCTGTAGAAAGTAATATAAGAATGCTCCTATCTGATAGAGTTGACGCTGTAGTTGCAACCCAACTAGTGTTTCTACATATTGTAAACAAACTAAACGTAAGCAACCAGTTAAAATCGGCAGGAACTATAAATAAGCCAAAGAAAGCTTACATCGCATTTTCGCCTGCTTTGCAATCATCAGATGAGTATGCAAAGATCCTTTCAGATGGGGTAGCAGAGCTAAGAAAGTCTGGAGAACTAACAGAAATATTATCAAAGTATGGGCTGACTGACTGGAAAAAATAA
- a CDS encoding site-2 protease family protein, translating to MEILNLTLLGHPLRLEGTMSGWQRLYWDHQIVSEVAATAEADGDTTHTFELHGEQGVIKCCISVSINWHPFALSYSITINDQIADEGKRTIQDLEHSAPQEVMPIKKELNLVGLASLGFKLFKSAKVIKVVLAGASVAAYSWFFSLQFALALIACLVFHEYGHIRAMKYFGMKTKGIYLIPFFGGLALGDDKINTRWQDVVISIMGPSFGLFLSIVCLVLYKLTGEIFFAGLAGFNALLNLFNLLPILPLDGGHILKSISFSMDSKVGIAACALGAGLGVFLSYQLGLALLGFLLLIGSVEILAEWRLRHESRLYPLDGYGQLFSLVWYLLTVSSLISIIWFLSGTGDALLGLPLQVLQS from the coding sequence GTGGAAATTTTAAACTTAACGCTGCTCGGCCACCCCTTAAGGCTAGAAGGCACAATGTCTGGCTGGCAACGGTTGTATTGGGATCACCAAATTGTTTCAGAAGTGGCTGCAACAGCTGAAGCAGATGGTGATACTACACATACTTTCGAGTTGCATGGTGAGCAAGGAGTCATCAAGTGCTGCATTTCAGTAAGTATAAACTGGCACCCATTTGCGCTTAGCTATAGCATCACTATTAATGATCAAATAGCTGACGAAGGAAAACGCACTATACAGGATCTAGAGCATTCAGCACCACAGGAAGTCATGCCAATAAAAAAGGAACTTAATCTGGTAGGATTAGCCTCATTAGGCTTTAAGCTCTTCAAAAGTGCCAAAGTAATTAAAGTGGTGTTAGCAGGTGCTAGCGTAGCTGCCTATTCTTGGTTTTTTTCTTTGCAATTTGCACTTGCCTTAATCGCTTGTTTAGTGTTTCACGAATATGGCCATATTAGAGCGATGAAGTATTTTGGCATGAAAACCAAAGGTATATATTTAATCCCTTTTTTTGGTGGGCTGGCTTTAGGTGATGATAAGATAAATACCCGCTGGCAGGATGTTGTTATTTCTATAATGGGGCCAAGCTTTGGTTTATTTCTATCCATAGTGTGTTTGGTTTTATACAAACTAACAGGAGAAATCTTTTTTGCTGGTTTAGCAGGGTTTAATGCACTTTTAAACTTGTTCAATTTATTACCTATACTGCCACTTGATGGTGGTCATATATTAAAAAGCATTAGTTTTTCAATGGACAGCAAAGTGGGCATTGCAGCATGTGCTCTGGGTGCAGGACTGGGTGTATTTTTAAGCTATCAGTTAGGGCTGGCTTTATTAGGCTTTTTACTATTAATTGGTAGTGTTGAAATCTTGGCTGAATGGCGGTTACGGCATGAAAGCAGACTATATCCACTTGATGGCTATGGCCAGCTATTTTCACTGGTTTGGTATTTATTAACGGTAAGCAGCCTAATTAGTATCATTTGGTTCTTATCAGGAACTGGTGATGCCTTGCTTGGCCTACCATTACAGGTGCTACAAAGCTAG
- a CDS encoding GNAT family N-acetyltransferase, whose product MDIYKYTSSEFKNCIGLFISNADKFFDKSELEQYAEFLSGEALNGDYFIVKQNNLTVGAGGFVIHENAFWLDWGIVHRSKHRQGIGTKLLEYRLSKIYQENKSPTIRLCTSQHTVGFYKKYGFKVLSFTKNGYGVNLHKYMLEKRVDQIRAVT is encoded by the coding sequence ATGGATATTTATAAGTATACAAGCTCTGAATTCAAAAATTGCATAGGCTTATTTATTAGTAATGCAGATAAATTTTTCGATAAAAGTGAGCTTGAACAATATGCAGAATTTCTGAGTGGTGAGGCTTTGAATGGAGATTACTTCATTGTGAAGCAAAATAACCTTACGGTTGGTGCTGGAGGATTTGTTATCCACGAAAATGCTTTTTGGTTAGATTGGGGGATAGTTCATAGAAGTAAGCATAGGCAAGGTATTGGAACCAAACTGCTTGAATACAGGCTCTCCAAAATATATCAGGAAAATAAAAGCCCAACTATAAGGCTTTGTACTTCCCAGCATACAGTAGGTTTCTATAAAAAGTATGGTTTTAAAGTTTTGAGCTTTACGAAAAATGGTTACGGAGTAAACCTACATAAATATATGCTTGAAAAAAGAGTTGATCAAATAAGAGCTGTTACTTAG
- a CDS encoding Fic family protein produces MDNAVHYHYGKFPPNKLAYENFVDSLAKATDAVARYDQMLKNMHNSEILLTPLRNQEAVISSRMEGTVSTMDEILKYEADFESNPEKSTHVRSEVIETILYQRALRAAQQAMEDGYPLSQSLIKGIHQRLLSLGRGATKSPGEFKSEQNYLADKFKGNILFVPISPEKLQDGLDQLFEYIEHNTHPILIKTAMTHIEFEALHPFKDGNGRIGRMLITLMLWTSGTISAPHFYISGYLEENKDLYIDTMRNVSKNGDWESWCSFFLEAIEQQAIRNLTIAENIQSLYENMKVTFAEVLSSKWSVNTLDFIFANPVFRNNRFTTHSGIPAASAARFTRILLEKQLITTIEEASGRRPALYSFEPLMQLVRV; encoded by the coding sequence TTGGATAATGCGGTTCATTATCACTATGGGAAATTTCCACCTAATAAACTTGCTTATGAAAACTTTGTCGATTCCTTAGCCAAAGCAACTGATGCTGTAGCACGCTATGATCAGATGTTAAAAAATATGCACAATAGTGAAATACTACTAACTCCACTAAGAAACCAAGAAGCAGTTATATCTTCAAGGATGGAGGGTACAGTCAGTACTATGGATGAAATTCTCAAGTATGAAGCAGACTTTGAGAGTAACCCAGAAAAAAGCACTCATGTTAGATCAGAAGTCATAGAAACTATTCTCTATCAACGAGCATTGAGAGCAGCCCAGCAGGCGATGGAGGATGGTTATCCTTTATCCCAGTCACTTATAAAAGGAATTCATCAGAGATTATTATCTTTGGGTAGAGGTGCTACAAAATCACCTGGAGAATTTAAAAGTGAACAAAACTATTTAGCGGATAAGTTTAAGGGAAATATATTATTTGTTCCAATAAGTCCAGAAAAACTACAAGATGGGCTGGATCAACTCTTTGAATATATAGAGCATAATACGCATCCAATACTAATTAAAACAGCTATGACTCATATTGAATTTGAGGCATTACACCCATTTAAAGATGGCAATGGTCGTATTGGTCGTATGTTAATTACTTTAATGCTATGGACATCTGGCACTATATCTGCTCCTCATTTTTATATAAGTGGCTATCTAGAGGAAAATAAAGATTTATATATAGATACTATGAGGAACGTATCAAAGAATGGCGACTGGGAGAGTTGGTGTAGTTTTTTTCTTGAGGCTATAGAACAACAGGCTATTAGGAATCTTACTATTGCTGAAAACATTCAAAGCTTGTATGAAAATATGAAAGTCACTTTTGCAGAAGTGCTTTCGTCCAAATGGAGTGTTAATACTCTGGACTTCATTTTTGCAAACCCAGTTTTTAGAAATAATAGATTCACAACCCATAGTGGTATACCTGCTGCAAGTGCTGCCAGGTTTACAAGAATACTGCTGGAAAAGCAATTGATTACTACAATAGAAGAAGCATCAGGAAGAAGACCTGCGTTGTATTCATTTGAGCCACTTATGCAACTTGTAAGAGTATAA
- a CDS encoding DUF4349 domain-containing protein, translating to MSIFRALLSVVLFVLLAGCASTGAYKRAAVSSFDSGSRQTDRFIIKSADIELDVKEPTTAAEKVKEMVVQASGYIGNIRDYNQEDISMTVKVPERQLELFVDQVSSLGNVTSKSFHSEDVTEEIIDIEAKIANLSALRKKFRALLNKATEVSDILKIEKELSRIQTELDSIEGRRKALKNQVVFSKVDIALNQETIYGPLGYLGKGFIWVIGKLFVIK from the coding sequence ATGTCTATATTTAGAGCATTATTGAGTGTTGTATTATTTGTACTATTAGCAGGGTGTGCAAGCACAGGAGCATACAAAAGGGCAGCTGTATCTAGCTTTGATAGTGGTAGTCGCCAGACAGATCGGTTTATTATTAAGTCAGCAGATATTGAACTAGATGTAAAAGAACCGACTACTGCTGCCGAAAAGGTGAAGGAAATGGTGGTACAGGCATCTGGTTATATTGGTAATATTCGAGATTACAATCAAGAAGACATATCAATGACTGTTAAGGTACCTGAAAGGCAGTTAGAACTGTTTGTAGATCAGGTTTCTTCGTTAGGTAATGTTACTTCCAAATCATTTCACTCCGAAGATGTAACAGAAGAGATAATTGATATAGAAGCTAAAATAGCAAATTTGTCAGCGCTTAGAAAAAAATTTAGAGCTCTATTGAATAAAGCCACTGAAGTAAGTGATATTCTAAAAATCGAAAAAGAGCTGAGTCGTATCCAAACAGAGCTCGACTCAATTGAAGGCCGCCGTAAGGCCCTAAAAAATCAAGTGGTATTCTCAAAGGTAGATATAGCTCTAAATCAAGAGACCATATATGGTCCTTTAGGTTATCTTGGTAAAGGCTTTATTTGGGTGATTGGAAAGCTTTTTGTAATTAAATAA
- the cueR gene encoding Cu(I)-responsive transcriptional regulator, with the protein MNISEAAKASGLTAKTIRYYESIGLIKPARRLSNGYRSYSEEDISSLKLIHQLRGFGFSLSECEDLLSLYKKSDRQSRDVKAKVAVRLEQVRTKINELEQLADSLEQMLDSCAGDDQPECGIINRLVE; encoded by the coding sequence ATGAATATCAGCGAAGCAGCCAAAGCATCAGGCTTAACAGCAAAAACCATTCGTTACTATGAAAGTATTGGGCTGATTAAACCAGCTCGTCGTTTAAGTAATGGCTATCGGTCATACAGCGAAGAAGACATCAGCAGCCTGAAACTTATCCATCAGTTGCGGGGATTCGGCTTTTCATTAAGTGAGTGTGAAGACCTGCTTTCTTTATATAAAAAATCAGACAGGCAAAGTCGTGATGTAAAAGCAAAAGTAGCTGTTAGGCTAGAGCAAGTCAGAACCAAGATTAATGAGCTTGAACAACTGGCAGACTCATTAGAACAAATGCTAGACAGCTGCGCGGGTGATGATCAGCCAGAGTGTGGGATTATTAATCGGTTGGTGGAGTAG
- a CDS encoding substrate-binding periplasmic protein, which produces MRELCIRLVITLILLNNLSIAHSKETIDVATSAYEPYVIEDSQTARGIFPDIVSTIFSQQGVKVKFHFHSWTRGEALVNNGLVFATFPYIINTQRAKSFNFSDPVIYFFPKFFYLKENFPEGFSWHSLKDFKPYIIGGVFGYWYESAFREQAIEVHYVTTDTQNIYKLMHGRIDFTLIDELVGWKLIENIYPQQRRAFAVTKKPESSSTFHLMISRHYPHSSKLTKQFNKGLKHIKANGTYQRIFRRYGVPMEYATSW; this is translated from the coding sequence ATGAGAGAATTGTGTATAAGATTAGTAATTACCCTGATATTACTCAACAACTTATCAATAGCTCATTCGAAGGAAACAATCGATGTTGCAACTAGTGCTTATGAGCCTTATGTGATTGAGGATAGTCAAACAGCAAGGGGGATATTTCCTGATATTGTCAGCACTATTTTTAGCCAACAGGGAGTTAAAGTTAAATTTCATTTCCATTCTTGGACACGCGGTGAAGCCTTAGTAAATAATGGGCTGGTTTTTGCTACTTTCCCTTACATTATTAATACTCAGCGCGCCAAATCATTTAATTTTTCAGACCCTGTCATCTATTTCTTTCCAAAATTTTTCTACCTTAAAGAGAACTTTCCAGAGGGCTTTTCGTGGCACAGTTTAAAAGACTTTAAACCCTATATTATTGGCGGCGTATTTGGTTACTGGTACGAGTCTGCATTTAGAGAACAGGCAATTGAGGTTCACTATGTTACTACAGATACACAAAATATTTATAAGTTAATGCATGGCCGCATCGACTTTACACTAATTGATGAGTTGGTTGGCTGGAAGCTTATAGAAAACATCTATCCGCAGCAGAGACGAGCATTTGCCGTAACCAAAAAACCAGAAAGCAGCAGTACTTTTCATTTAATGATTTCACGGCATTACCCACATTCGAGCAAGCTAACTAAGCAATTTAATAAAGGGCTCAAACACATAAAAGCTAATGGCACTTACCAGCGAATTTTTCGACGCTATGGGGTACCAATGGAGTATGCCACTTCTTGGTAA
- a CDS encoding substrate-binding periplasmic protein — METNINIKKVCSLSSKLIISLVLICSNLAHSEDENKIIIANGEWYPLISKNLQHFGVLCHIISEAFAKEGVKVVYKWVPWKRAYQHTLNGTYDATAAWVPTPERKKLFIFSDTMYTNQKVFFHLKSYNFDWKTIADLQGISIGGAIGYTYGIEFDKAAKAGTINIQWTKTDKQNFNKLLAKRIKIFPQEVEIGYGYISEFPTEQAKLLTHHPKPLMQTTHHLIFSKKIKKNTKLVQLFNSGLKKLKDSGKYNDFITASRSGKYIKDK; from the coding sequence TTGGAAACAAACATCAACATAAAGAAAGTCTGTAGCTTATCAAGCAAACTAATAATTTCCCTAGTATTAATTTGCTCTAATCTTGCTCATAGTGAAGATGAAAACAAAATTATTATCGCTAATGGAGAGTGGTATCCACTTATATCCAAAAACCTTCAACACTTCGGCGTTCTTTGTCATATTATAAGTGAAGCATTCGCCAAAGAAGGGGTAAAAGTCGTTTATAAATGGGTGCCTTGGAAAAGGGCTTATCAACACACTTTAAACGGTACTTATGATGCAACTGCTGCTTGGGTACCAACACCAGAACGCAAAAAGCTTTTCATATTTAGCGATACAATGTATACCAATCAAAAAGTATTTTTCCATTTAAAAAGCTATAACTTTGACTGGAAAACAATAGCTGATCTTCAAGGGATATCTATTGGAGGGGCAATCGGTTACACCTATGGTATAGAATTTGATAAAGCAGCTAAAGCGGGAACAATTAATATTCAATGGACAAAAACAGACAAGCAAAATTTTAATAAACTACTCGCTAAAAGAATCAAAATTTTTCCTCAAGAAGTAGAAATAGGCTATGGTTATATTAGCGAGTTTCCAACAGAACAAGCAAAGCTGTTAACGCATCATCCCAAACCACTCATGCAGACAACCCATCATTTAATTTTTTCTAAAAAGATCAAGAAAAACACTAAACTAGTTCAATTATTCAATAGCGGCTTAAAAAAACTAAAAGATAGTGGAAAATATAACGACTTTATTACAGCGTCACGTAGCGGAAAGTATATAAAGGACAAATAA
- a CDS encoding DUF502 domain-containing protein produces the protein MGKLRAFIKQSLIGGILILLPIVILGAVFRWVFYFVTDLIQPMTDYMSTNYHLPELVADTAVIALIMFACFAIGTLVSTGVGKWLHSHFDKYLDKLAPGYRIIKEIVSQIVGDPNSSPFTKGEVVRVQLFGDACETTVTAIVTARHEDGTVTIFMPTGPNPTSGNIYHIPEKLVTYYPDASVEKMMKSIIACGAGSDNLFTSNNKT, from the coding sequence ATGGGAAAACTACGAGCATTTATAAAGCAGTCTTTGATTGGTGGCATTCTAATCCTACTGCCTATTGTGATTTTAGGGGCAGTTTTCCGTTGGGTTTTTTACTTTGTTACAGATCTTATACAACCCATGACGGATTATATGAGCACCAATTATCACTTACCAGAGCTAGTAGCTGATACAGCTGTTATCGCTCTCATTATGTTTGCCTGTTTTGCTATTGGTACTTTAGTTTCGACAGGTGTTGGCAAATGGCTTCATAGCCACTTCGATAAATACCTTGATAAACTAGCCCCTGGCTATCGCATCATTAAAGAAATAGTTAGCCAGATTGTAGGAGATCCTAATTCGTCACCTTTTACCAAGGGGGAAGTGGTAAGAGTACAACTGTTTGGTGATGCCTGTGAAACCACTGTAACAGCCATTGTAACTGCACGACACGAAGATGGTACCGTTACTATCTTTATGCCGACCGGGCCAAACCCAACGTCAGGTAATATCTATCATATACCTGAAAAATTAGTGACTTATTACCCTGATGCCAGTGTTGAAAAAATGATGAAATCAATCATTGCCTGCGGAGCCGGTAGCGACAACTTGTTTACCAGTAATAATAAAACTTAG